A genomic region of Streptosporangium lutulentum contains the following coding sequences:
- a CDS encoding MarR family winged helix-turn-helix transcriptional regulator yields the protein MEDQDVRRFRAQMKLLQRRLRREMPPVRGLSMTALRVLGAVARLPEESQPRQVADELQMTSSNVAAALRELEEAGFIRREKDSADARRVLLFLTGSGEALVADFRRERDTWLGRAMETLLDEEEQRLLLAAGHLMQRLAEPDQAVPVVPRPVAPADGPPSGEL from the coding sequence ATGGAGGATCAGGACGTACGACGCTTCCGCGCGCAGATGAAGCTGCTTCAGCGGCGGCTCCGGCGTGAGATGCCTCCGGTGCGGGGTCTCTCGATGACCGCGCTGCGCGTCCTCGGGGCGGTGGCCCGGCTACCGGAGGAGTCGCAGCCGCGGCAGGTCGCCGACGAGCTGCAGATGACCAGCTCGAACGTCGCCGCGGCGCTGCGAGAGCTCGAAGAGGCCGGGTTCATCAGGCGCGAGAAGGACTCCGCCGACGCGCGCCGGGTGCTCCTGTTCCTCACCGGGTCCGGGGAGGCCCTGGTCGCCGACTTCCGCCGTGAGCGGGACACCTGGCTCGGGCGTGCCATGGAGACCCTCCTCGACGAGGAGGAGCAGCGACTCCTGCTCGCCGCGGGCCATCTCATGCAGCGCCTCGCCGAGCCCGACCAGGCGGTCCCCGTCGTCCCCAGACCGGTGGCACCCGCCGACGGCCCGCCCTCCGGCGA